The region GGTGGCACCGGCAACGATGTGGCAAAAGCGAAGAAGTGCACGCGGTCATGAAAGACGACCTGGCGGGCGGGCAGCTGCCCTCCAAGCTCTTCGGCGCCAACGCCGCGTGGTGGGGCGCCATGATCCTGGCCTTGAACCTAAATACGCTGATGAAACGGCTTGTCCTGGGCGCAGGCTGGGTCACCAAGAGGATGAAAGCGATCCGCTATTGGATCATCGACCTTCCGGGCCGGCTCGTGCACCATGCCCGCCAGCTGACGCTGCGGCTCAGCGCCGGCCATCCATCGGCTGAGCTTCTGATCGAGGCCCGCCGCACCTTGGCAGCTATGGCCGCAGGGCCCTCCGGATAACCCGGATCCGCTCGAACGTCTTGCCCCCGATCGGTTCGCTTGGGTCGATCCGAAGCAGCGTGCCTGGATTTCGGCAATCGCAGGCCAACCGGCGCGAGATCCGGCTCAGCCACCCGTGGCACGACGTTTCCAACGTCGGCGGACGCCTCACGACTCCGACGAGCCGCTCTCGGCGAGGTGTCCTGCGCCTAGGTGGCGGATTCTGGGTTCTCGGGCGGCTTGCGCCGCCGCCGTTTTTGTGAGATCGTTCGTCCCTCCCGCCCCGTTCCGGGGCAAAAGTTTCCCTACAGGTAAAGACCATGGCCAGAAGATGTGAGATATGCGATCGAGGTACGGTCAGCGGGCATAGCATCAGCCACGCCCACAACGTCACCAACCGTACCTGGAAGCCCAATCTGCAGCGCATGCGCGCGGTGATCGACGGCGCCACGCGGCGAATCTGGGTCTGCACCCGCTGCGT is a window of bacterium DNA encoding:
- the rpmB gene encoding 50S ribosomal protein L28, with protein sequence MARRCEICDRGTVSGHSISHAHNVTNRTWKPNLQRMRAVIDGATRRIWVCTRCV